In Panthera leo isolate Ple1 chromosome F3, P.leo_Ple1_pat1.1, whole genome shotgun sequence, one genomic interval encodes:
- the CKS1B gene encoding cyclin-dependent kinases regulatory subunit 1 codes for MSHKQIYYSDKYDDEEFEYRHVMLPKDIAKLVPKTHLMSESEWRNLGVQQSQGWVHYMIHEPEPHILLFRRPLPKKPKK; via the exons ATGTCGCACAAACAGATTTACTATTCGGACAAATACGACGACGAGGAGTTCGAGTACCG GCACGTCATGTTGCCCAAGGACATAGCCAAGCTGGTCCCTAAAACCCATTTGATGTCTGAATCTGAGTGGCGGAATCTCGGCGTTCAGCAGAGTCAGGGATGGGTCCATTATATGATCCACGAACCAG AACCTCACATCTTGTTGTTCCGGCGACCACTGCCCAAGAAGCCAAAGAAATGA